A DNA window from Caulobacter mirabilis contains the following coding sequences:
- a CDS encoding DsbA family protein: protein MASRRTYLAGLTALALLPAGTVLAQAKSPVRPDDMTLGNPKAKVVVVEYASLSCPHCAAFHKSVFPAFRKKYIDSGKVLFVFREFVTPPPQLAIPATMLARCAGKQNYFTVVERVFAAQDGIYKDGTIEGLQKTLKGIGAGVGVDEKRYDACMNDQAAFDALKARIETASNLDGVRGTPTFYVNGVLVKQTAGEMDLATLDKAIAAAAKRK, encoded by the coding sequence ATGGCGTCGCGGCGTACATATCTGGCGGGCCTTACGGCCTTGGCCCTGCTTCCGGCCGGGACGGTCCTGGCCCAGGCCAAGTCGCCCGTCCGCCCGGATGACATGACCCTGGGCAATCCGAAGGCCAAGGTCGTGGTCGTGGAGTACGCGTCGCTGTCCTGCCCGCACTGCGCGGCCTTCCACAAGAGCGTCTTCCCGGCCTTCCGCAAGAAGTACATCGACAGCGGCAAGGTGCTGTTCGTGTTCCGGGAGTTCGTCACCCCGCCGCCCCAGCTGGCGATACCGGCGACGATGCTGGCCCGCTGCGCCGGCAAGCAGAACTACTTCACCGTGGTCGAGCGCGTGTTCGCCGCTCAGGACGGCATCTACAAGGATGGCACGATCGAGGGTCTGCAGAAGACCCTCAAGGGCATCGGCGCCGGGGTCGGGGTCGACGAAAAGCGCTACGACGCCTGCATGAACGATCAGGCCGCGTTCGACGCCCTGAAGGCACGCATCGAGACCGCCAGCAACCTGGACGGCGTCCGCGGGACTCCGACCTTCTACGTCAACGGCGTGCTGGTGAAGCAGACCGCGGGGGAGATGGATCTCGCCACGCTGGACAAGGCCATCGCCGCCGCCGCCAAGCGGAAGTAG
- a CDS encoding GNAT family N-acetyltransferase, with protein MCMIEVSPTIETRRLALRAPVIEDAPRIAALLNDLDVARMTARMPHPYTSADAEDFVVRAMAADPRTERVFLIELEDQGVVGNLHFFPSAEGYAEVGYSVGKAWWGRGIATEALQGGLAWAGREWRKRMIIAGHFADNPASGGVLVKAGFLYTGEVRQLASRARGGTAPSRMMVWLA; from the coding sequence ATGTGCATGATCGAGGTTTCCCCGACCATCGAGACACGGCGGCTGGCGCTGCGCGCGCCGGTCATTGAGGATGCGCCCCGCATCGCGGCCCTGCTGAACGACCTCGACGTCGCCAGAATGACGGCCCGGATGCCCCACCCCTACACGTCGGCCGACGCCGAGGACTTCGTCGTCCGCGCCATGGCCGCCGACCCTCGGACGGAGCGCGTGTTCCTGATCGAACTGGAGGACCAGGGCGTGGTCGGCAATCTCCATTTCTTCCCGTCAGCCGAGGGCTACGCCGAGGTCGGCTACTCGGTCGGCAAGGCCTGGTGGGGTCGTGGGATCGCCACGGAGGCCCTGCAGGGCGGCCTGGCCTGGGCAGGGCGGGAATGGCGCAAGCGGATGATCATCGCAGGCCATTTCGCCGACAACCCGGCCTCGGGCGGCGTGCTGGTCAAGGCCGGCTTCCTCTACACCGGCGAAGTCCGCCAGCTGGCCTCGCGCGCGCGGGGCGGGACCGCGCCGTCGCGGATGATGGTCTGGCTTGCCTGA
- the rpmA gene encoding 50S ribosomal protein L27, which yields MAHKKSGGSSRNGRDSAGRRLGVKKFGGEAVDAGNIIIRQRGTKFWPGDNVGMGKDHTLFALVNGAVKFVTKRNNRTYATVVPTQLQAAE from the coding sequence ATGGCTCACAAAAAATCTGGCGGCTCCTCGCGCAACGGCCGCGATTCGGCTGGCCGCCGTCTCGGCGTGAAGAAGTTCGGCGGCGAAGCCGTCGACGCCGGCAACATCATCATCCGTCAGCGCGGCACGAAGTTCTGGCCGGGCGACAACGTGGGCATGGGCAAGGACCATACCCTCTTCGCTCTGGTGAACGGCGCCGTGAAGTTCGTAACCAAGCGCAACAACCGCACCTACGCGACGGTCGTTCCGACCCAGCTCCAGGCCGCCGAATAG
- the rplU gene encoding 50S ribosomal protein L21, whose amino-acid sequence MYAVIKTGGKQYRVQPGDVLVVEKLAGEPGADVAFGEVLMLGDGDAVTVGAPLVDGASVSATLIETRKGEKVKIFKKIRRQGYRRTRGHRQTETVLRVTSIAGAGKTEKWDGTVSLTTKAELNARSRNLKIAAPVAAEAAPAPEAKAAPAKKAAPKKAEAKAEGEAAPAKKAAPKKAAAKKEDGEA is encoded by the coding sequence ATGTACGCGGTGATCAAGACCGGCGGCAAGCAATACCGGGTCCAACCGGGCGACGTGCTCGTTGTCGAAAAGCTGGCCGGTGAGCCGGGTGCGGACGTCGCGTTCGGCGAAGTCCTGATGCTGGGCGACGGCGACGCGGTCACCGTGGGCGCTCCCCTCGTGGACGGCGCTTCGGTCAGCGCGACGCTGATCGAGACCCGCAAGGGCGAGAAGGTGAAGATCTTCAAGAAGATCCGTCGCCAGGGCTACCGCCGCACGCGCGGTCACCGCCAGACCGAGACGGTCCTGCGCGTGACCTCGATCGCCGGCGCCGGCAAGACCGAGAAGTGGGACGGCACGGTCTCGCTGACCACCAAGGCCGAGCTGAACGCCCGCTCGCGCAACCTGAAGATCGCCGCGCCGGTCGCCGCCGAAGCCGCTCCGGCTCCGGAAGCCAAGGCCGCTCCGGCCAAGAAGGCCGCGCCGAAGAAGGCTGAAGCCAAGGCCGAGGGCGAAGCCGCCCCCGCCAAGAAGGCCGCGCCGAAGAAGGCCGCCGCCAAGAAGGAAGACGGCGAAGCCTAA
- a CDS encoding class I SAM-dependent methyltransferase: MSATNGLRPVPPDPEKLEAFMGKMVGDMGAAISAALVLIGDRTGLYRGLAERGPSTSAELAAHTGTTERYVREWLAAQAAAGYIEYDKAGGRFFMTPEQAMVFADEGGPAFMAGGFEVLQAVFLDEPKVTAAFGSGKGVGWHEHSQCLFRGTERFFRPGYNANLVSSWIPALDGVEARLKAGARVADIGCGHGASTVLMAQAYPRSRFYGFDYHAPSIERARAAAEEAGVADRCEFEVASAQDFPGADYDMAAIFDALHDMGDPVGASRHIRETLKPDGTWLLVEPFANDDLGDNLNPVGRLFYSASTMICTPASLSQEVGLGLGAQAGEARLRKVTEEAGFTHFRRAAETPFNLVFEVRA; encoded by the coding sequence ATGAGCGCGACCAACGGCCTTCGCCCCGTTCCCCCCGATCCCGAAAAGCTCGAAGCCTTCATGGGCAAGATGGTCGGCGACATGGGAGCGGCCATTTCCGCCGCCCTCGTTCTGATCGGTGATCGCACCGGGCTGTACCGAGGATTGGCCGAGCGCGGTCCCTCGACCTCCGCCGAGTTGGCCGCCCATACCGGCACGACCGAGCGCTACGTCCGGGAATGGCTCGCCGCTCAGGCGGCGGCCGGCTACATCGAATACGACAAGGCCGGCGGGCGCTTCTTCATGACCCCGGAACAGGCCATGGTCTTCGCCGACGAGGGCGGTCCGGCCTTCATGGCCGGCGGTTTCGAGGTCCTGCAGGCCGTCTTTCTCGATGAGCCGAAGGTCACGGCGGCCTTCGGGTCGGGAAAGGGCGTCGGCTGGCATGAGCACAGCCAATGCCTGTTCCGAGGCACCGAGCGCTTCTTCCGGCCCGGCTACAACGCCAATCTGGTGTCCTCCTGGATTCCGGCGCTGGACGGGGTGGAGGCTCGCCTGAAGGCGGGCGCCCGGGTGGCCGACATCGGTTGCGGCCACGGCGCCTCGACGGTGCTGATGGCCCAGGCCTATCCGCGGTCGCGCTTCTATGGCTTCGACTACCATGCGCCGTCGATCGAACGGGCCAGGGCCGCGGCGGAAGAGGCCGGCGTCGCGGACCGCTGCGAGTTCGAGGTCGCCTCGGCCCAGGATTTCCCGGGCGCGGACTACGACATGGCGGCCATCTTCGACGCCCTGCACGACATGGGCGACCCGGTCGGCGCCTCGCGACATATTCGCGAGACCCTGAAGCCGGACGGGACCTGGCTGCTGGTCGAGCCGTTCGCCAACGACGACCTGGGCGACAACCTCAATCCGGTCGGGCGGCTGTTCTATTCGGCCTCGACCATGATCTGCACGCCGGCCTCGCTGAGCCAGGAGGTGGGGCTGGGGCTGGGCGCCCAGGCCGGCGAGGCGCGCCTGCGCAAGGTCACGGAGGAGGCGGGGTTCACCCATTTTCGCCGGGCCGCGGAGACGCCCTTCAACCTGGTGTTCGAGGTTCGGGCTTAG
- a CDS encoding CobW family GTP-binding protein has translation MTDTASVAKTPVTVLTGYLGAGKTTLLNRILTEDHGKRYAVIVNEFGEVGIDNDLVVGADEEVFEMNNGCVCCTVRGDLIRVVSGLMKRKGGFDAIVVETTGLADPGPVAQTFFVDDDVKAKTRLDSVTTVVDAKHLPLRLADSREAVEQIAFADQILLNKTDLVSPEELASVEAQIRRINPLAPIHKTQRSAVPLDAILGRGGFDLDRIVEIEPEFLNPAHGEPGHVHDEDCDHDHDHHHHDHDHGHHDHAHDHVAEAGIRGISLTSEKPLDGIKITNWLNQLLQDKGPDILRAKGILDIKGENRRLVFQAVHMILEGDYQRDWKDGERRYSRMVFIGRDLDEAALKAGFEGCVA, from the coding sequence ATGACCGATACCGCTTCCGTCGCCAAGACGCCCGTCACCGTCCTCACCGGCTACCTCGGCGCCGGCAAGACCACGCTGCTGAACCGCATCCTCACCGAGGATCACGGCAAGCGCTACGCCGTGATCGTCAACGAGTTCGGCGAGGTGGGCATCGACAACGACCTGGTCGTCGGCGCGGACGAGGAAGTGTTCGAGATGAACAACGGCTGCGTCTGCTGCACGGTGCGCGGCGACCTGATCCGCGTCGTCTCGGGCCTCATGAAGCGCAAGGGTGGTTTCGACGCCATCGTGGTCGAGACCACGGGCCTGGCCGATCCGGGCCCGGTGGCCCAGACCTTCTTCGTCGACGACGACGTGAAGGCCAAGACGCGGCTGGACTCGGTGACCACGGTCGTGGACGCCAAACACCTGCCGCTGCGCCTGGCCGACAGCAGGGAAGCGGTCGAGCAGATCGCCTTCGCCGACCAGATCCTGCTGAACAAGACCGATCTGGTCTCGCCGGAGGAGCTGGCCTCGGTCGAGGCCCAGATCCGCCGCATCAACCCGCTGGCCCCGATCCACAAGACCCAGCGCTCGGCCGTGCCGCTGGACGCCATCCTGGGCCGCGGCGGCTTCGATCTCGATCGCATCGTCGAGATCGAACCCGAGTTCCTCAACCCCGCCCATGGCGAGCCGGGCCATGTCCATGACGAGGATTGCGACCATGATCACGACCATCATCATCACGACCATGATCACGGCCATCATGATCATGCGCACGACCATGTCGCCGAAGCCGGCATCCGCGGGATCTCGCTGACCAGCGAGAAGCCGCTCGATGGCATCAAGATCACCAACTGGCTGAACCAGCTGCTGCAGGACAAGGGTCCCGACATCCTGCGGGCCAAGGGCATCCTGGACATCAAGGGCGAGAACCGCCGCCTGGTGTTCCAGGCCGTGCACATGATTCTCGAGGGCGACTACCAACGCGACTGGAAGGACGGCGAGCGCCGCTACAGCCGCATGGTCTTCATCGGCCGCGACCTGGACGAGGCGGCGCTGAAGGCCGGCTTCGAGGGCTGCGTGGCTTAG
- a CDS encoding biopolymer transporter ExbD, giving the protein MGAKLGGGGGKKYDLGQNSEINVTPFVDVMLVLLIIFMVAAPMATVSIAIDLPPAVPNPDNVKPKEPVFISIQKSGALFIADKQTRLENLSADIPAAMAQKGVTGNFQEERVFVRADADVQYEQFMAVLNVLQENGYFKIGLINEDIE; this is encoded by the coding sequence ATGGGTGCGAAGCTCGGCGGCGGCGGCGGCAAGAAGTACGACCTCGGCCAGAACAGCGAAATCAACGTGACGCCGTTCGTGGACGTCATGCTCGTGCTGCTGATCATCTTCATGGTGGCCGCGCCGATGGCGACGGTGTCGATCGCGATCGACCTTCCGCCGGCGGTGCCGAACCCGGACAACGTGAAGCCGAAGGAACCGGTCTTCATCTCGATCCAGAAGTCGGGCGCCCTGTTCATCGCCGACAAGCAGACCCGCCTGGAAAACCTGTCCGCCGACATCCCGGCCGCGATGGCCCAGAAGGGCGTCACCGGCAACTTCCAGGAAGAGCGCGTGTTCGTCCGCGCCGACGCCGACGTGCAGTACGAGCAGTTCATGGCGGTCCTGAACGTTCTCCAGGAGAACGGCTACTTCAAGATCGGCCTGATCAACGAAGACATCGAGTAG
- a CDS encoding WD40 repeat domain-containing protein, producing MTFDFDAYVTAARFDKAGRAAFALGDGTVRLVLDQGFATVEAHDGAVLSSADHPSGAGLLTGGDDGRVVWTRLEGDEVAASEVASVKGRWIDAVAASSDSGLIAFSAGRDLHVRDVKDAAFARTFTHEKSIADVAFDAKGRRLAAATYGGAALWYARIESQKPVFLKWAGAHSVVAWSPDGKFLMSAMQENSLHGWKIADEKNLRMGGYPAKVKSMAFLAGGAMMATSGSHGAVIWPFSGSTGPMGKEAAEIGFEQSAMVVRVAATPASTIVAAGLDDGRVWAADLKSGRIDTLKAEKGAAISALAITPDGRRIAWGDEDGAAGIVMREG from the coding sequence ATGACCTTCGATTTCGACGCCTATGTGACCGCCGCCCGCTTCGACAAAGCCGGCCGAGCGGCGTTCGCCCTCGGAGACGGGACCGTTCGCCTCGTCCTGGACCAGGGATTCGCCACTGTCGAAGCGCACGATGGCGCGGTGTTGTCGTCCGCCGACCATCCCTCCGGCGCTGGGCTGCTGACCGGTGGTGATGACGGCCGCGTGGTCTGGACCCGGTTGGAGGGCGACGAGGTGGCCGCTTCCGAGGTCGCATCGGTGAAGGGGCGGTGGATCGACGCGGTCGCCGCCAGCAGCGATTCGGGCCTGATCGCCTTCTCGGCCGGCCGCGATCTGCATGTGCGCGACGTGAAGGACGCCGCCTTCGCCCGGACCTTCACCCATGAGAAGTCGATCGCCGACGTCGCCTTCGACGCCAAGGGCCGTCGGCTGGCCGCGGCGACCTATGGCGGCGCGGCCTTGTGGTACGCCCGGATCGAGAGCCAGAAGCCCGTGTTCCTGAAGTGGGCGGGCGCCCATTCGGTCGTGGCCTGGAGCCCCGACGGCAAGTTCCTGATGAGCGCGATGCAGGAGAACAGCCTGCACGGCTGGAAGATCGCCGACGAGAAGAACCTGCGCATGGGCGGCTATCCGGCCAAGGTGAAGAGCATGGCCTTCCTGGCCGGCGGCGCGATGATGGCCACCAGCGGCTCGCACGGCGCGGTGATCTGGCCCTTCTCCGGCTCGACCGGCCCGATGGGCAAGGAAGCCGCGGAGATCGGCTTCGAGCAGTCGGCCATGGTGGTGCGGGTGGCGGCGACGCCGGCGAGCACGATCGTCGCGGCCGGGCTGGACGACGGCCGGGTCTGGGCGGCGGATCTGAAGAGCGGCCGCATCGACACCCTCAAGGCGGAGAAGGGCGCGGCGATCAGCGCCCTCGCCATCACCCCCGACGGTCGTCGCATCGCCTGGGGCGACGAGGACGGCGCGGCGGGGATCGTGATGCGGGAAGGCTAG
- a CDS encoding nitroreductase yields the protein MNVTEAVQRRVSVRAFKPDPVPGALVREILELAQRAPSGGNLQPWRVHALARGPLEELKAKVAANLAGEEPEYDVYPPELWDPFRTRRFQCGEDLYATIGIPREDKPARLRQLFKNTQFFGAPVGLFFSLDRNLGKPQWADVGMYMQTVMLLAVERGLATCAQEFWARYPKTVGDFIGLPEDHMLFSGMAMGWADEAAPINSLRTRRDPFEVWAEMQGFD from the coding sequence ATGAACGTCACCGAGGCCGTCCAGCGTCGCGTCTCCGTCCGGGCCTTCAAGCCGGACCCGGTCCCGGGCGCGCTGGTCCGGGAGATCCTGGAGCTGGCGCAGCGCGCGCCCTCGGGCGGCAACCTGCAGCCGTGGCGCGTCCACGCCCTCGCCCGCGGCCCGCTGGAAGAGCTCAAGGCCAAGGTCGCCGCCAACCTGGCCGGCGAGGAGCCGGAGTACGACGTCTATCCGCCCGAGCTGTGGGACCCGTTCCGCACTCGCCGGTTCCAGTGCGGCGAGGACCTCTACGCCACCATCGGCATCCCGCGCGAGGACAAGCCCGCCCGGCTGCGCCAGCTGTTCAAGAACACCCAGTTCTTCGGCGCGCCGGTCGGCCTGTTCTTCAGCCTCGACCGCAACCTGGGCAAGCCGCAGTGGGCCGACGTCGGCATGTACATGCAGACCGTGATGCTGCTGGCCGTCGAGCGGGGCCTGGCCACCTGCGCCCAGGAGTTCTGGGCGCGCTATCCCAAGACGGTCGGCGATTTCATCGGCCTGCCGGAGGACCACATGCTGTTCTCCGGCATGGCCATGGGCTGGGCCGACGAGGCGGCGCCGATCAACAGCCTTCGCACCCGTCGCGACCCGTTCGAGGTCTGGGCGGAAATGCAGGGCTTCGACTGA
- a CDS encoding M2 family metallopeptidase, whose protein sequence is MLKTKLLAAGAALAIVAGLPAAALAQAPKPTPAEAKAFADKAEADLARLSQYVQKAAWVRATYITEDTQWLEAKATSEITDLATKLAIEAAKYDGVAADPVTRRKLDILKRSLVAPAPQRPGAADEMATIASRLDSTYSTGKFAYKGKQITLNDAEDVMASSRDPAELKAVWEGWHSISPGMRADYAKLADMSNEGSRQLGYKDTGALWRSGYDMDPDAFAAETDRLWKQIEPFYKNLHCYVRARLNEKYGDAVQKRTGPIRADLLGNMWAQQWGNIYPLVAPKDEKTSYSLDTLLVNAGYDPTKMVKTGENFYVSLGLDPLPDTFWTRSQIVRPEGREVVCHASAWDVDDRDDIRIKMCTKVNGEDFYTIHHELGHNYYQRAYKDQPYLFKNGANDGFHEAIGDFVGLSALTPTYLNQIGLLKDVPGAEGDIPFLLEMALNKIAFMPFGLLVDRWRWEVFDGELKPEQYNDGWWKLRTQYQGIVPPGPRPADAFDPGAKYHVPGNVPYTRYFLAHVYQFQFHRAACQQAGWKGPLHRCSIYGDKAVGAKFNAMMEMGASKPWPEELKAFTGETRTDASAVADYFQPLNVWLTKQNKGEKCGW, encoded by the coding sequence ATGCTCAAGACCAAACTGCTGGCCGCCGGCGCGGCGCTGGCCATCGTCGCGGGCCTGCCCGCGGCCGCGCTGGCCCAGGCGCCCAAGCCGACCCCGGCGGAGGCCAAGGCTTTCGCCGACAAGGCCGAGGCGGATCTCGCCAGGCTGTCCCAGTACGTCCAGAAGGCCGCCTGGGTCCGCGCCACCTACATCACCGAAGACACCCAGTGGCTCGAGGCCAAGGCCACCAGCGAGATCACCGACCTGGCGACCAAGCTGGCCATCGAAGCCGCCAAGTACGACGGCGTCGCCGCCGACCCGGTCACCCGCCGCAAGCTGGACATCCTGAAGCGTTCGCTGGTCGCGCCGGCGCCGCAGCGCCCGGGCGCCGCCGACGAGATGGCGACCATCGCCTCGCGCCTGGACTCGACCTATTCGACCGGCAAGTTCGCCTACAAGGGCAAGCAGATCACCCTGAACGACGCCGAGGACGTCATGGCCTCCAGCCGCGACCCCGCCGAGCTGAAGGCGGTCTGGGAGGGCTGGCACTCGATCTCGCCGGGAATGCGCGCCGACTACGCCAAGCTCGCCGACATGTCGAACGAAGGCTCCCGCCAGCTCGGCTACAAGGACACCGGCGCCCTGTGGCGCTCGGGCTACGACATGGATCCGGACGCCTTCGCCGCCGAGACCGATCGCCTCTGGAAGCAGATCGAGCCCTTCTACAAGAACCTGCACTGCTATGTCCGCGCGCGCCTGAACGAGAAGTACGGCGACGCTGTCCAGAAGCGCACCGGCCCCATCCGCGCCGACCTGCTGGGCAACATGTGGGCCCAGCAATGGGGCAACATCTATCCGCTGGTCGCGCCCAAGGACGAGAAGACCTCCTACAGCCTCGACACCCTGCTGGTGAACGCCGGCTACGACCCGACCAAGATGGTCAAGACCGGTGAGAACTTCTACGTCTCGCTGGGCCTCGACCCGCTGCCGGACACCTTCTGGACCCGTTCGCAGATCGTGCGTCCGGAAGGGCGCGAGGTGGTCTGCCACGCCTCGGCCTGGGACGTCGACGACCGCGACGACATCCGCATCAAGATGTGCACCAAGGTCAACGGCGAGGACTTCTACACCATCCACCACGAGCTGGGTCACAACTACTACCAGCGCGCCTACAAGGATCAGCCCTACCTGTTCAAGAACGGGGCGAACGACGGCTTCCACGAGGCGATCGGCGACTTCGTCGGCCTGTCGGCCCTGACCCCGACCTACCTCAACCAGATCGGCCTGTTGAAGGACGTGCCGGGCGCGGAGGGCGACATCCCCTTCCTGCTCGAGATGGCGCTGAACAAGATCGCGTTCATGCCGTTCGGCCTGCTGGTCGACCGCTGGCGCTGGGAGGTGTTCGACGGCGAGCTGAAGCCGGAGCAGTACAACGACGGCTGGTGGAAGCTGCGCACCCAGTATCAGGGCATCGTGCCGCCGGGACCGCGTCCGGCCGACGCCTTCGACCCGGGCGCCAAGTACCATGTGCCGGGCAACGTTCCGTACACCCGCTACTTCCTGGCGCACGTCTATCAGTTCCAGTTCCACCGCGCGGCCTGCCAGCAGGCCGGCTGGAAGGGGCCGCTGCACCGCTGCTCGATCTACGGCGACAAGGCGGTCGGCGCGAAGTTCAACGCCATGATGGAGATGGGCGCCTCCAAGCCCTGGCCGGAGGAGCTGAAGGCCTTCACCGGCGAGACCCGCACCGACGCCTCGGCCGTGGCGGACTACTTCCAGCCGCTGAACGTCTGGCTGACGAAGCAGAACAAGGGCGAGAAGTGCGGCTGGTAG
- a CDS encoding pilus assembly protein TadG-related protein: MGRTVVGRIMAWAGAFGRREDGAIAVQAALAAVPLMVMTLGMVDISRASNAKRQLQDALDAATLAAARSTATTDTQLKTVGDGVLAADLYGTEAALTASTFRLTDNKITATATATMTPFIAGLWMDGDMVLNADAEVTRNSYSVEVALVLDVTGSMKGTKITGLRSAAEELVNIVVQDVQTPYYSKVAIVPYSMGVNVGSYAGSVRGSVSSGTCTTSGCQKYRFVNRYGNNKTFSISNCVSERTGADAFTDTAPSTAPLGRNYPSTNNPCLTNAITPLSSDKADLKAKVAALQAAGSTAGHVGVGWGWYLVSPNFGYLWPEASRPADYGTRDLLKVVVLMTDGEYNSAYCDGVIAKSSTEGSGELADHIGCDAPNGSAFDQATNLCANMKAAGVVVYTVGFEIVNDQRARDLVSNCATDAKHVYMPTGSTALKEAFRAIATDINALRLSR; the protein is encoded by the coding sequence ATGGGGCGTACCGTCGTCGGACGGATCATGGCGTGGGCCGGCGCGTTCGGTCGACGCGAGGACGGCGCCATCGCCGTGCAGGCCGCGCTCGCCGCCGTGCCGCTGATGGTGATGACGCTGGGCATGGTCGACATCAGCCGGGCGTCGAACGCCAAACGCCAGCTGCAGGACGCCCTGGACGCCGCCACGCTGGCCGCCGCGCGGTCCACGGCGACGACCGACACCCAGCTGAAGACCGTCGGGGACGGCGTCCTGGCCGCCGACCTCTACGGTACGGAGGCGGCGCTGACGGCCTCCACCTTCAGGCTGACGGACAACAAGATCACCGCCACCGCGACGGCCACCATGACGCCCTTCATCGCCGGCCTGTGGATGGACGGCGACATGGTGCTGAACGCCGACGCCGAGGTGACCCGGAACTCCTACAGCGTCGAGGTGGCGCTGGTGCTGGACGTCACGGGGTCGATGAAGGGGACCAAGATCACCGGGCTGAGGTCGGCCGCGGAAGAGCTGGTCAACATCGTCGTCCAGGACGTCCAGACGCCCTACTATTCGAAGGTCGCGATCGTCCCCTATTCGATGGGCGTGAACGTCGGGAGCTACGCCGGCAGCGTCCGCGGCTCGGTTTCGAGCGGGACCTGCACCACGTCGGGTTGTCAGAAGTACAGGTTCGTGAACCGTTACGGGAACAACAAGACCTTCTCGATCAGCAACTGCGTCAGCGAGCGCACCGGGGCCGACGCCTTCACCGACACGGCGCCCAGCACCGCGCCGCTGGGACGGAACTACCCCAGCACGAACAATCCCTGTCTGACCAACGCCATCACGCCCCTGTCCAGCGACAAGGCGGACCTCAAGGCCAAGGTCGCGGCGCTGCAGGCGGCCGGCTCGACGGCCGGCCATGTCGGCGTGGGCTGGGGCTGGTATCTGGTCTCGCCGAACTTCGGCTACCTCTGGCCCGAGGCCAGCCGCCCGGCCGACTACGGAACCCGCGACCTGCTCAAGGTCGTCGTGCTGATGACCGACGGCGAATACAACAGCGCCTATTGCGACGGCGTGATCGCCAAAAGCTCGACCGAAGGCAGCGGCGAGCTCGCCGACCACATCGGCTGCGACGCGCCCAACGGCAGCGCCTTCGACCAGGCGACGAACCTCTGCGCCAACATGAAGGCGGCGGGGGTGGTGGTCTACACGGTCGGCTTCGAGATCGTGAACGACCAGCGCGCCCGGGACCTGGTCAGCAACTGCGCCACCGACGCCAAGCACGTCTACATGCCGACAGGCTCGACGGCCCTGAAGGAGGCCTTCCGCGCCATCGCCACCGACATCAACGCCCTGCGCCTATCCCGCTGA